From Novosphingobium decolorationis, one genomic window encodes:
- a CDS encoding phosphodiester glycosidase family protein codes for MNRARAALAPAALALLLLGACSSTENAAEVPPSPACESARFEGTAFVHCTAVPGRHAIHTVLAPENGAPYRTLSQLAVSRPEGSAPVAFAMNAGMYDSAGQPIGYYVEEGERVHALNTNEGPGNFHLLPNGVFFGDAQGHWRVMTSGDFAAKVTHRPAFGTQSGPMLVIDGKLHPAIDPDGTSHKLRNGVGVDATGRAHFVIAEEPVSFGKLARYFRDDLHCANALFLDGSVSSLWDPEHGRLDTGPELGPLIVVEKRAKAQDTQMQGAPAQGQKANP; via the coding sequence GTGAACCGCGCACGGGCGGCTCTCGCCCCCGCTGCGCTGGCCCTGCTGCTGCTCGGCGCCTGTTCCTCCACCGAGAACGCCGCCGAGGTCCCGCCGTCCCCGGCCTGCGAAAGCGCACGCTTCGAAGGCACGGCCTTCGTGCACTGCACGGCCGTGCCCGGCCGCCACGCGATCCACACCGTGCTCGCGCCCGAGAACGGCGCGCCCTACCGCACGCTGAGCCAGCTCGCCGTCAGCCGACCCGAGGGCAGCGCGCCTGTCGCCTTCGCGATGAATGCGGGCATGTACGACAGCGCAGGCCAGCCCATCGGCTACTACGTCGAGGAGGGCGAGCGCGTCCACGCGCTCAACACCAACGAGGGCCCGGGCAACTTTCACCTGCTGCCCAACGGCGTCTTCTTTGGCGATGCCCAGGGGCACTGGCGGGTGATGACGTCCGGCGACTTCGCCGCGAAAGTCACGCACCGCCCCGCCTTCGGCACGCAGTCGGGGCCAATGCTGGTGATCGACGGCAAGCTGCACCCGGCCATCGATCCCGACGGCACCTCGCACAAGCTGCGCAACGGCGTGGGCGTCGATGCGACGGGCCGCGCGCACTTCGTGATCGCCGAGGAGCCCGTCTCCTTCGGCAAGCTCGCCCGCTATTTCCGCGACGACCTGCACTGCGCCAACGCGCTCTTCCTCGACGGCTCGGTCTCCTCCTTGTGGGACCCCGAGCATGGCCGGCTCGACACCGGACCCGAGCTTGGCCCCTTGATCGTCGTCGAGAAACGCGCGAAGGCGCAAGACACACAGATGCAAGGCGCACCGGCGCAAGGCCAGAAGGCAAACCCATGA
- a CDS encoding anthranilate synthase component II has product MILVIDNYDSFTWNLVHYVMELGAEVKVVRNDSLTVEEALASGAKGFLVSPGPCTPNEAGISLDLVGAAAEKGLPLLGVCLGHQSIGQFFGGKVVRGGLMHGKTSTMTHDGTGVFAGLPSPFTATRYHSLIVEDIPACLKVNCRSEDGHVMGFAHESLPIHGVQFHPESIATEHGHAMLANFLTICGIEAKLPERLSA; this is encoded by the coding sequence ATGATCCTCGTCATCGACAATTACGACAGCTTCACCTGGAACCTGGTCCACTACGTCATGGAACTGGGTGCCGAGGTGAAGGTGGTGCGCAACGACAGCCTCACCGTCGAAGAGGCGCTGGCCTCGGGCGCAAAGGGCTTCCTCGTCTCGCCCGGCCCCTGCACCCCGAACGAGGCGGGCATCAGCCTCGACCTCGTCGGCGCGGCGGCCGAGAAGGGCCTGCCGCTGCTGGGCGTGTGCCTGGGCCACCAGTCGATCGGCCAGTTCTTCGGCGGGAAGGTCGTGCGCGGCGGTCTGATGCACGGCAAGACCTCGACCATGACGCACGATGGCACCGGCGTCTTTGCGGGGCTCCCTTCGCCCTTCACGGCGACGCGCTACCACTCGCTGATCGTCGAGGACATTCCCGCCTGCCTCAAGGTCAACTGCCGCTCCGAGGACGGCCACGTCATGGGCTTCGCGCACGAAAGCCTGCCCATCCACGGCGTGCAGTTCCACCCCGAGTCCATCGCCACCGAGCACGGCCACGCGATGCTGGCGAACTTCCTTACGATCTGCGGGATCGAGGCAAAGCTTCCCGAAAGGCTGAGCGCGTGA